Proteins found in one Quercus robur chromosome 2, dhQueRobu3.1, whole genome shotgun sequence genomic segment:
- the LOC126712667 gene encoding uncharacterized protein LOC126712667 — protein sequence MEAAKQRVRAAAARKKEEDKAKGKDGASTPHSSLKGSIKRKSDGKDDPPSKKVAVTPTDAPSQKSPPKLSHGAGKGVMTSSGPVVEGPRCLLTHKDHAVESLESLIKQTDLDPCAQLGTDDLGASAFFDIARALVRVKALQDRCMAKEGVVSRVRRHNSTLMDQQAQYKEAVRLLNTDLKDVKEKLGEAEGEQKRLEEEVSSLRAQVVTAGADAVEKFKTTQSFIDSCADYYGAGFDDCLKQVSLAYPELDLSGITMDTSVPMTPAADRDDEPLSLDSLLNDAGVVLAQPAVATPAGPSDQIVKDKADGVSKDAPAA from the exons ATGGAGGCTGCGAAGCAAAGGGTGAGGGCCGCTGCCGCCcgtaagaaggaagaagataaaGCTAAGGGGAAGGATGGAGCGTCAACTCCTCATTCCTCTTTGAAGGGCTCAATCAAGAGGAAATCTGACGGAAAGGATGATCCTCCTTCCAAGAAGGTGGCCGTCACTCCTACGGACGCGCCCTCCCAGAAGTCACCTCCCAAGCTTAGTCACGGTGCTGGGAAAGGAGTGATGACTTCTTCTGGTCCTGTCGTTGAGGGGCCCCGTTGCTTGCTGACTCACAAAGATCATGCTGTCGAGAGTCTGGAGTCTCTTATCAAACAGACGGATCTGGATCCTTGTGCTCAGCTTGGGACGGATGACCTGGGGGCGTCAGCCTTCTTTGATATTGCACGG gccttggttcgtgttAAAGCACTCCAAGATCGTTGCATGGCCAAAGAAGGCGTCGTCTCTCGGGTGAGGAGGCACAACTCCACCTTGATGGATCAGCAGGCGCAATACAAGGAGGCCGTCCGTCTCTTAAACACAGACCTGAAGGATGTGAAGGAGAAGCTAGGAGAAGCAGAGGGTGAGCAGAAGAGACTTGAGGAGGAGGTTTCGTCTCTGCGTGCGCAGGTGGTGACGGCTGGGGCTGACGCAGTTGAAAAGTTCAAGACAACTCAGTCCTTCATCGACTCTTGTGCTGATTACTATGGCGCAGGTTTTGATGACTGTCTGAAGCAAGTGTCGTTAGCTTATCCGGAGCTGGATCTGTCTGGAATCACCATGGACACTTCCGTTCCAATGACTCCTGCCGCTGACAGAGATGACGAACCCCTTAGCTTGGATTCCTTGCTTAACGACGCTGGGGTTGTTCTGGCCCAGCCTGCTGTTGCTACCCCTGCTGGGCCTTCAGATCAGATTGTGAAGGATAAAGCTGACGGGGTCTCCAAGGACGCTCCTGCCGCTTAA